The following proteins are co-located in the Sporosarcina pasteurii genome:
- a CDS encoding DUF1028 domain-containing protein has translation MKFTNTFSVAGRCEETGALGVIVTSSSPSVGARCPWAKHGVGAILTQNVTDPRLANIGLNVLENGFDAESAINAMKEATPFREYRQLAVVDASGNSAVFTGNKALGVHGEFTAKNVASIGNLLSDPNIPEQMGKIFLDAKGTLADRLIAAISKGFEMGGELDQEHSIGLLVYQEDAFPYVDLRVDYSDQPLEDLKRAWEVYGPQAEEYRIRAITPEIAPSYGVLGDE, from the coding sequence ATGAAATTTACAAATACTTTTTCAGTCGCAGGAAGATGTGAAGAAACGGGTGCACTAGGGGTTATTGTTACATCAAGCAGTCCCTCAGTAGGAGCAAGATGTCCGTGGGCGAAGCACGGCGTTGGGGCGATTTTAACGCAAAACGTTACGGACCCAAGACTTGCCAATATCGGTTTGAATGTCTTAGAAAATGGTTTTGACGCGGAATCGGCAATCAATGCAATGAAGGAAGCGACACCCTTCAGAGAATATCGTCAATTAGCCGTCGTTGATGCAAGCGGTAACTCAGCCGTCTTTACAGGTAATAAAGCTCTAGGAGTCCATGGAGAATTTACCGCTAAAAACGTTGCAAGTATCGGGAATTTATTAAGTGATCCTAACATTCCGGAACAGATGGGAAAAATCTTTTTGGATGCAAAAGGCACGTTGGCTGATCGGTTAATTGCTGCTATTTCTAAAGGATTTGAGATGGGTGGAGAGCTGGATCAAGAACATTCCATCGGATTATTAGTTTATCAAGAGGATGCTTTCCCATATGTAGATTTACGAGTGGATTACAGTGACCAACCACTTGAAGATTTGAAAAGGGCGTGGGAAGTTTATGGCCCACAAGCTGAAGAGTATCGAATAAGAGCAATTACACCCGAAATTGCTCCGTCATATGGAGTTCTAGGCGACGAATAA
- a CDS encoding RidA family protein, translating into MTIYEDTKKVEIQRFRKFKTDEYYPSDLGKPEHHIVNELSMAVRAGNRIFLRGQTGFDLEGNFHGIGDVAAQTDMACRCVKQLIEEAGGSVNDICKMTVYLLKREDRSKVYPVIAEHFKGVYPCSTGLIVSGFAMPEMLMEIDVEAVISE; encoded by the coding sequence ATGACAATCTATGAAGACACAAAAAAAGTGGAGATCCAACGTTTCAGAAAGTTTAAGACGGATGAATATTACCCTTCAGATTTAGGAAAGCCGGAGCACCATATTGTGAATGAGCTAAGTATGGCTGTCCGCGCTGGTAATCGCATTTTTCTTCGTGGTCAAACAGGTTTCGATTTAGAAGGTAACTTCCACGGCATTGGTGATGTAGCTGCACAGACAGATATGGCTTGCCGTTGTGTAAAACAGTTAATTGAAGAGGCTGGCGGATCAGTTAACGATATTTGTAAGATGACAGTTTATCTTTTGAAGCGTGAGGACCGAAGTAAAGTATATCCAGTAATTGCTGAGCATTTTAAAGGTGTCTATCCATGCAGTACGGGATTAATTGTAAGCGGATTTGCAATGCCTGAAATGTTGATGGAAATTGATGTTGAAGCAGTAATTAGCGAATGA
- a CDS encoding 4-hydroxyphenylacetate 3-hydroxylase family protein → MALLTGDDYRRSLNDGREVYIDGERVYDIVNHPAFKPIIDVKARMYDMNHEAKYKDKLTVKLSDGDEICRAFKLPKTKDDLKGIRTYVETVLDDLGGVVYRVGDETIGEMWSLYDAQDRLNEIDPTYAENIKHHVARVAKEDLFHVSANTDPKGDRSKLINGEDGGTLLHIVAENDKGIVVRGAKFETAAAYAHQAFVKPTISNWSNSSVNMENYAVGFICDMGSPGLKHICRSPVGAGKDPVNYPLSSKFEEIDTLLIFDDVLIPWENVLFHRNLESAKYIRETVHRYSSYNYVLRILRRADYLIGAALLNVEQTGLTKIPAVQQKLSELINYRETINAHLTAAVSEAQLSSGGLMMPNQSLLYTGRVFALKHFPEMAHLARELVGGQLAVTPDMETMTDPQIKEYIDRFYSVGEWSAEERAKLLYFARDMVNSSYAGHQITFELFAQSPPFAQHAAVFNNYDLTPNREMVMKAANLSSSLAFQS, encoded by the coding sequence ATGGCTTTATTAACAGGAGACGATTACCGCAGATCACTGAATGATGGAAGAGAAGTATATATTGACGGAGAAAGAGTATATGACATTGTAAATCATCCAGCATTCAAGCCAATCATCGATGTAAAAGCACGTATGTATGATATGAATCATGAAGCGAAGTACAAAGACAAATTGACTGTTAAGCTTTCGGATGGCGATGAAATTTGCCGTGCATTTAAACTTCCAAAAACAAAGGATGACCTAAAAGGTATTCGTACGTATGTAGAAACCGTTTTAGATGATCTAGGTGGAGTTGTCTATCGTGTAGGGGATGAAACAATCGGAGAAATGTGGTCATTATATGACGCGCAAGACCGTTTGAATGAAATTGACCCGACCTATGCAGAAAATATTAAACATCATGTTGCGCGTGTGGCAAAAGAGGATTTATTCCACGTTTCAGCCAACACCGATCCAAAAGGAGACCGCAGTAAGTTAATCAACGGTGAAGATGGTGGAACACTCCTTCATATCGTTGCTGAAAATGATAAAGGAATTGTAGTGCGTGGTGCAAAGTTTGAAACTGCCGCTGCTTATGCACATCAAGCATTCGTAAAACCGACGATTTCTAACTGGTCAAATTCCAGTGTCAATATGGAAAACTATGCAGTTGGATTCATTTGTGATATGGGCTCCCCAGGGTTAAAACATATTTGTCGATCTCCTGTTGGAGCTGGAAAAGATCCAGTAAACTACCCACTGTCTAGTAAATTTGAAGAGATTGATACATTGTTGATTTTTGATGACGTGCTAATACCTTGGGAGAATGTGCTATTCCACCGTAATTTAGAGTCAGCGAAATATATTCGTGAAACGGTACACCGTTATTCTTCATACAACTATGTACTACGAATTTTAAGAAGAGCGGATTATCTAATCGGTGCTGCATTATTAAATGTTGAGCAAACAGGTTTGACAAAGATCCCTGCAGTTCAGCAAAAACTATCTGAGCTAATCAACTATCGTGAAACGATTAATGCCCATCTGACAGCTGCAGTTTCGGAAGCGCAATTGTCATCAGGTGGATTAATGATGCCTAACCAGTCTCTTCTATATACAGGTCGTGTGTTTGCGCTAAAACATTTCCCTGAAATGGCACATTTGGCACGTGAGTTAGTAGGTGGACAATTAGCTGTGACACCTGACATGGAAACTATGACGGATCCACAAATCAAGGAATATATTGATAGATTTTATTCTGTTGGTGAGTGGAGTGCAGAAGAACGTGCGAAATTGCTTTACTTTGCACGTGACATGGTGAACTCTTCCTATGCAGGTCACCAAATTACATTTGAATTGTTTGCACAAAGTCCGCCATTCGCGCAACATGCAGCCGTCTTTAATAATTATGATTTGACTCCAAATCGTGAAATGGTGATGAAAGCTGCGAATCTATCGTCTTCGCTAGCATTCCAATCATAA
- a CDS encoding FAD synthetase — protein MQVHKSKTLKLPECVLTIGALDGLHIGHQTLVRQAREQAVELGVPLVVYTFDPPPKVFFQHVKLLTSLSEKLAMLEKLGVDHVVVAQFNADYISQGVERFLQELMDLNPVEIFEGHDFRFGRGREGDVNTLRKYFDVFILDPVLCGAGKTISSTRIRELFLKGEVDEANQLLGWNYLKPVVQQNEKRLVKK, from the coding sequence ATGCAAGTTCATAAATCCAAAACATTAAAGCTTCCGGAGTGTGTTCTAACTATCGGTGCGTTAGATGGACTTCATATTGGTCACCAAACATTAGTGAGGCAAGCTCGTGAGCAGGCTGTGGAATTGGGTGTGCCACTTGTTGTGTATACATTCGACCCGCCACCAAAAGTTTTTTTCCAGCATGTGAAATTACTAACTTCGCTATCTGAGAAATTAGCGATGCTTGAAAAGCTAGGTGTAGATCACGTGGTTGTTGCGCAATTCAATGCGGATTATATATCACAGGGCGTGGAGCGATTTCTGCAGGAATTGATGGATTTGAATCCAGTGGAGATTTTCGAAGGTCATGATTTTCGCTTTGGAAGAGGACGAGAAGGCGATGTGAATACATTACGTAAGTATTTTGATGTGTTCATTTTGGATCCGGTACTGTGTGGTGCAGGAAAAACCATTTCATCCACACGCATACGTGAGTTATTCTTAAAAGGAGAAGTAGATGAAGCCAATCAGTTACTAGGTTGGAATTATCTCAAGCCAGTTGTTCAACAGAACGAGAAAAGATTAGTAAAAAAATAA
- a CDS encoding flavin reductase: MGTEISEKGKLERVDNLVFRDVIGHFTSGVTVITTKHEGVNYGVTASAVSSLSVEPPMLLVCINQATGTCNAISQAKVFGVNILHEDQGDIALQFARPSSDKFKGIETVEGKLGEPILKDTLAHLECRVVQEVTGGTHSVFLAEVIHADSEERNPLTYYRGKFGRFISHNDEMVYLDLRSKVLKRDFQLMEPFNVANLTETLEVPRQVIYYALTKLEGEGLIKRSENGDFSVTPLSIEMLTEALETRCALEVAAIEKTVGNLSNEELSDFRSRVEETLADKEKGITDIDKYIEANISLHDYTIALTNNATLLDSYRRLTAEAVMSSALREAFKENSSTAREELNKLADDHLALLKAYEAGDKEAAKSIVKQHTEEAKNLGKYIISHAGGSI; encoded by the coding sequence ATGGGAACAGAAATTAGTGAAAAAGGAAAGCTAGAAAGGGTGGATAACTTAGTCTTTCGGGATGTAATCGGACATTTTACTAGCGGTGTTACGGTTATTACAACAAAGCATGAAGGTGTCAATTATGGGGTGACGGCAAGTGCGGTTTCCTCACTATCAGTTGAACCTCCAATGTTGCTAGTATGTATCAACCAAGCGACCGGGACTTGTAATGCAATTTCCCAAGCAAAGGTTTTTGGTGTGAACATACTGCATGAAGACCAAGGGGACATAGCTTTACAGTTTGCTAGACCTTCATCTGATAAATTCAAAGGTATTGAAACGGTTGAAGGGAAATTAGGTGAGCCGATCTTAAAAGATACACTTGCTCATCTGGAGTGCAGGGTCGTACAAGAAGTGACGGGCGGTACGCATTCTGTGTTCCTTGCAGAAGTTATACATGCGGATTCTGAAGAACGTAATCCATTGACTTACTACCGTGGAAAATTCGGACGCTTCATTTCACACAATGATGAAATGGTTTATCTAGATTTACGAAGTAAAGTGTTGAAAAGAGATTTTCAACTAATGGAGCCATTCAATGTTGCCAATTTGACAGAAACACTAGAAGTTCCAAGGCAAGTAATCTACTATGCTCTTACCAAATTAGAAGGCGAAGGTTTAATCAAACGTAGTGAAAATGGTGATTTCTCTGTTACTCCGCTAAGTATTGAGATGCTAACGGAAGCTTTGGAAACACGTTGTGCACTAGAAGTTGCGGCTATTGAAAAGACAGTTGGCAATCTATCTAATGAAGAACTATCTGATTTCAGGAGTCGTGTAGAAGAAACGTTGGCAGATAAAGAAAAAGGTATTACAGATATCGATAAATATATTGAGGCGAATATTTCACTCCATGATTATACGATTGCTTTAACGAATAATGCTACTTTACTAGACTCCTATCGCCGCCTGACGGCTGAAGCAGTTATGAGCAGTGCTTTGCGAGAAGCATTTAAAGAAAATAGTAGTACTGCACGCGAAGAGTTGAATAAACTGGCTGATGATCATTTAGCTTTATTGAAAGCGTATGAAGCGGGAGATAAGGAAGCTGCTAAGTCTATTGTCAAACAGCATACAGAAGAAGCAAAAAACCTAGGTAAATACATTATTAGTCACGCAGGTGGCAGTATTTAA